The Syngnathus typhle isolate RoL2023-S1 ecotype Sweden linkage group LG6, RoL_Styp_1.0, whole genome shotgun sequence genome has a window encoding:
- the akt2 gene encoding RAC-beta serine/threonine-protein kinase isoform X2 yields the protein MNEVSVVREGWLHKRGEYIKTWRPRYFILKSDGSFIGYKEKPEVSSDHSLPPLNNFSVAECQLMKTERPRPNTFVIRCLQWTSVIERTFHVDSNEEREEWMRSIQAVANSLKSQQQDEEPMEIKFGSPSDSSGAEEMEIAVSKSRSKVTMSDFDYLKLLGKGTFGKVILVKEKATGMYYAMKILRKEVIIAKDEVAHTVTESRVLQNTRHPFLTTLKYAFQTNDRLCFVMEYANGGELFFHLSRDRVFTEDRARFYGAEIVSALEYLHSCNVVYRDLKLENLMLDKDGHIKITDFGLCKEGITDGATMKTFCGTPEYLAPEVLEDNDYGRAVDWWGLGVVMYEMMCGRLPFYNQDHERLFELILMEEIRFPKNLAPEAKALLAGLLKKDPKQRLGGGPDDAKEVMTHKFFTSINWQDVLEKKLVPPFKPQVTSETDTRYFDDEFTAQTITITPPDKYDTLDPEDSDQRTHFPQFSYSASIRE from the exons ATGAATGAAGTCAGCGTTGTGAGAGAGGGATGGCTCCACAAGAGAG GTGAGTACATTAAAACTTGGAGGCCTCGTTATTTCATCCTAAAGAGCGACGGCTCCTTCATCGGCTACAAAGAGAAGCCCGAAGTATCCAGCGATCACAGCCTGCCACCTCTCAACAACTTCTCCGTTGCAG AATGCCAGCTGATGAAGACAGAGCGGCCCAGGCCCAATACGTTTGTTATCCGCTGCCTCCAGTGGACTTCAGTCATTGAGCGCACCTTCCATGTAGACAGCAACGAGGAGCG GGAAGAATGGATGCGATCGATCCAGGCTGTGGCAAACAGCTTGAAGAGTCAGCAGCAGGACGAGGAGCCCATGGAGATCAAATTTGGCTCACCGAGTGATAGCAGTGGCGCAGAGGAGATGGAGATTGCTGTGTCCAAATCTCGGTCAAAAGTG ACCATGAGTGATTTCGACTACCTTAAGCTACTGGGCAAGGGGACGTTTGGCAAAGTGATCCTGGTGAAGGAAAAGGCTACGGGCATGTACTACGCCATGAAAATCCTCCGCAAAGAAGTCATCATCGCTAAA GACGAGGTAGCGCACACGGTGACAGAGAGCAGAGTCCTCCAAAATACACGACATCCCTTTCTCACA ACACTAAAATATGCTTTTCAAACAAACGATCGTCTATGCTTTGTGATGGAGTATGCAAATGGTGGAGAA CTCTTCTTTCACTTATCCCGGGACCGAGTGTTCACAGAAGACAGGGCCCGATTCTATGGTGCAGAAATAGTATCGGCACTGGAGTACCTACACTCATGCAATGTCGTTTACAGGGATTTAAAG CTGGAAAATCTCATGTTGGATAAGGATGGCCACATAAAAATAACAGATTTTGGCCTGTGCAAAGAGGGCATCACAGATGGCGCCACCATGAAAACCTTCTGTGGGACTCCTGAGTACCTGGCACCTGAG GTACTAGAGGACAACGACTACGGTCGTGCTGTGGACTGGTGGGGACTGGGTGTGGTCATGTACGAAATGATGTGTGGTCGCTTGCCCTTCTACAACCAGGACCATGAGCGACTCTTTGAACTCATCCTCATGGAGGAGATCCGTTTCCCCAAAAACCTGGCTCCTGAAGCTAAGGCGCTGCTGGCCGGCCTGCTCAAAAAGGATCCCAAGCAGAG GCTTGGGGGAGGACCTGATGATGCCAAAGAAGTGATGACACACAAGTTCTTCACCTCCATCAACTGGCAGGATGTCTTAGAGAAAAAG CTCGTCCCACCTTTCAAGCCCCAGGTCACCTCAGAGACAGACACGAGATACTTTGACGACGAGTTCACAGCACAAACTATCACAATAACCCCACCAGACAAGT ATGACACTTTAGACCCAGAGGACTCGGATCAGCGTACACACTTCCCCCAGTTCTCCTACTCTGCCAGCATACGGGAATAG
- the dhx40 gene encoding probable ATP-dependent RNA helicase DHX40 isoform X1 translates to MSKSTAKHPKENDSKQLPIYKHKAKLVQAVKESTFLVVTGETGSGKTTQLPQYLYQAGFCKNGNICITQPRRVAAITVAQRVAHEMQCTLGREVGYQVRFDDCTTQDTVLKYMTDGCLLREVLADPGLSHYSVVVLDEVHERSLNTDILLGLLKKVFSNPNEAMKGRAFPVKVVVMSATMETDKLSAFLGDCPVFTIPGRTFPVTCTLGTAVGPKDLQSTGYVKEVVSVALDVHTSEKAGDILVFLTGQVEIERACDLLFEKAESIDYRYDVQDKTVDGLLILPLYGSMPTEQQRQIFQPPPPGIRKCVVATNIAATSLTINGIKYIIDSGFVKQLNHNSRVGMDVLEVVPISKSEAQQRAGRAGRTSAGKCFRIYTKEFWEECMPEYTIPEIQRTSLTAVVLTLKCLGVHDVIRFPYLDPPEERFILEALKQLYQFDAIDRFVCALFAFFFGMLSATKLVLTRDLLSARRGRVTLLGELMVEFPLQPGLTRALLKAASHGCQDVLLPVAAMLSVENIFIRPGHPEKQKEADKCHRELAASSGGVNDFGTLLSVFQQCKSSERPSMWCKENWVHWRALKSAFSVETQLRDILLRLQQRRDFPVDKFDGNKKELFRRCLCMGYFTNVARRSVGKVFCTMDGHGSMVHIHPSSSSFEREMELDWILFHDVLVTSRVYVRTVCPIRYEWVKDLLPKLHEVDVYELSSVAREEVTDEEVTRWETREAAKRQSEISAEDALKKVEKRNDENSVSDARVRYLQRKLQRQQNKVI, encoded by the exons ATGTCCAAATCGACAGCGAAGCACCCGAAAGAAAACGACTCAAAACAATTGCCAATCTACAAGCATAAAGCTAAACTGGTACAAGCAGTGAAAGAAAGCACTTTTTTAGTGGTCACCGGTGAGACTGGCAGCGGAAAAACGACGCAGCTTCCACAGTATTTGTACCAAGCAG GTTTTTGTAAAAATGGCAACATTTGCATCACCCAGCCACGCCGGGTGGCTGCCATCACTGTGGCACAGAGGGTTGCCCATGAGATGCAGTGCACTTTGGGAAGAGAGGTGGGCTACCAAGTGCGCTTTGACGACTGCACGACGCAG GACACCGTGTTGAAATACATGACTGATGGCTGTTTGCTCAGAGAGGTCCTGGCAGACCCTGGACTGTCTCACTACAGTGTTGTGGTTTTGGATGAGGTCCACGAACGAAGCCTCAACACC GACATCCTCCTGGGTTTACTGAAGAAAGTCTTTTCTAATCCAAATGAAGCTATGAAGGGCAGAGCTTTCCCAGTAAAGGTGGTGGTGATGTCCGCCACCATGGAAACAGACAAACTTTCAGCTTTTCTTGGTGACTGCCCTGTATTTACTATCCCTGGAAGGACTTTTCCTGTCACCTGCACGTTGGGCACTGCTGTGGGACCTAAAGACCTTCAAAGCACGGGCTATGTGAAAGAG GTTGTGTCTGTGGCCCTGGATGTTCACACCAGTGAGAAGGCTGGCGACATTCTTGTGTTTTTAACAG GTCAAGTGGAGATCGAACGGGCCTGTGACTTGCTGTTTGAGAAAGCAGAGTCTATAGACTATCGCTATGATGTACAGGACAAAACAGTGGATGGGCTTCTTATTTTACCCCTTTATGGTTCCATGCCAACTG AACAACAGCGGCAGATCTTTCAGCCTCCTCCTCCGGGAATAAGGAAATGTGTGGTGGCCACCAACATTGCTGCCACATCTCTCACCATCAATGGCATAAA GTACATCATAGACAGCGGCTTTGTGAAACAACTGAACCACAACTCCAGGGTGGGCATGGACGTTTTGGAAGTGGTGCCAATTTCAAA GAGTGAAGCTCAGCAGAGAGCGGGCCGAGCTGGAAGAACCTCAGCCGGCAAGTGTTTTCGCATCTACACCAAGGAATTCTGGGAGGAATGCATGCCAGAATATACCATTCCTGAGATCCAGAGGACGAGTCTGACTGCGGTGGTCCTCACTCTCAAGTGCCTGGGTGTTCATGATGTCATTCG GTTCCCCTATCTGGACCCGCCAGAAGAGAGGTTTATCCTGGAAGCGTTGAAACAGCTCTACCAGTTTGATGCTATCGACAGGTTTGTTTGTGCactctttgcctttttttttggtatgctTAGCGCAACCAAGTTGGTTCTCACAAGAGACTTGTTGTCTGCCAGGAGAGGTCGAGTGACTCTCCTGGGCGAACTGATGGTGGAGTTCCCCCTGCAGCCGGGCCTCACCAGAGCCCTGCTCAAAGCCGCCTCACACGGCTGCCAGGACGTTCTGCTTCCCGTGGCTGCAATGTTGTCCGTAGAGAATATCTTCATCCGGCCTG GCCATCCTGAGAAGCAGAAAGAGGCTGATAAGTGTCACAGAGAACTGGCGGCTAGTAGCGGCGGTGTAAACGACTTTGGTACACTTCTTAGTGTGTTTCAACAGTGTAAATCCAG CGAAAGACCTTCAATGTGGTGCAAGGAGAATTGGGTCCACTGGAGAGCGCTCAAGTCCGCTTTTAGTGTGGAGACTCAGCTTCGTGACATCCTCCTCCGCTTGCAACAA AGGAGAGATTTCCCTGTGGATAAATTTGATGGCAATAAGAAGGAACTCTTTAGACGGTGTCTGTGCATGGGATACTTCACCAATGTTGCCAGAAG ATCTGTTGGCAAAGTATTTTGCACAATGGATGGTCACGGGTCCATGGTTCACATTCATCCATCATCATCG TCGTTTGAGAGGGAGATGGAGCTGGATTGGATTCTATTCCATGACGTGTTGGTGACATCACGAGTGTACGTCAGGACGGTATGTCCCATCCGATACGAGTGGGTGAAGGATCTGCTGCCTAAATTGCACGAGGTAGACGTTTATGAACTAAGCAGCGTGGCCAGAGAAGAAGTCACTGATGAAGAGGTTACCAGGTGGGAGACGAGGGAGGCCGCCAAAAGGCAATCAG AGATTTCGGCTGAGGATGCCTTGAAGAAAGTGGAGAAGCGAAACGATGAAAATAGTGTCAGTGATGCACGCGTTCGCTATCTTCAGCGGAAGCTGCAAAGACAACAGAATAAAGTTATCTGA
- the dhx40 gene encoding probable ATP-dependent RNA helicase DHX40 isoform X2 codes for MSKSTAKHPKENDSKQLPIYKHKAKLVQAVKESTFLVVTGETGSGKTTQLPQYLYQAGFCKNGNICITQPRRVAAITVAQRVAHEMQCTLGREVGYQVRFDDCTTQDTVLKYMTDGCLLREVLADPGLSHYSVVVLDEVHERSLNTDILLGLLKKVFSNPNEAMKGRAFPVKVVVMSATMETDKLSAFLGDCPVFTIPGRTFPVTCTLGTAVGPKDLQSTGYVKEVVSVALDVHTSEKAGDILVFLTGQVEIERACDLLFEKAESIDYRYDVQDKTVDGLLILPLYGSMPTEQQRQIFQPPPPGIRKCVVATNIAATSLTINGIKYIIDSGFVKQLNHNSRVGMDVLEVVPISKSEAQQRAGRAGRTSAGKCFRIYTKEFWEECMPEYTIPEIQRTSLTAVVLTLKCLGVHDVIRFPYLDPPEERFILEALKQLYQFDAIDRRGRVTLLGELMVEFPLQPGLTRALLKAASHGCQDVLLPVAAMLSVENIFIRPGHPEKQKEADKCHRELAASSGGVNDFGTLLSVFQQCKSSERPSMWCKENWVHWRALKSAFSVETQLRDILLRLQQRRDFPVDKFDGNKKELFRRCLCMGYFTNVARRSVGKVFCTMDGHGSMVHIHPSSSSFEREMELDWILFHDVLVTSRVYVRTVCPIRYEWVKDLLPKLHEVDVYELSSVAREEVTDEEVTRWETREAAKRQSEISAEDALKKVEKRNDENSVSDARVRYLQRKLQRQQNKVI; via the exons ATGTCCAAATCGACAGCGAAGCACCCGAAAGAAAACGACTCAAAACAATTGCCAATCTACAAGCATAAAGCTAAACTGGTACAAGCAGTGAAAGAAAGCACTTTTTTAGTGGTCACCGGTGAGACTGGCAGCGGAAAAACGACGCAGCTTCCACAGTATTTGTACCAAGCAG GTTTTTGTAAAAATGGCAACATTTGCATCACCCAGCCACGCCGGGTGGCTGCCATCACTGTGGCACAGAGGGTTGCCCATGAGATGCAGTGCACTTTGGGAAGAGAGGTGGGCTACCAAGTGCGCTTTGACGACTGCACGACGCAG GACACCGTGTTGAAATACATGACTGATGGCTGTTTGCTCAGAGAGGTCCTGGCAGACCCTGGACTGTCTCACTACAGTGTTGTGGTTTTGGATGAGGTCCACGAACGAAGCCTCAACACC GACATCCTCCTGGGTTTACTGAAGAAAGTCTTTTCTAATCCAAATGAAGCTATGAAGGGCAGAGCTTTCCCAGTAAAGGTGGTGGTGATGTCCGCCACCATGGAAACAGACAAACTTTCAGCTTTTCTTGGTGACTGCCCTGTATTTACTATCCCTGGAAGGACTTTTCCTGTCACCTGCACGTTGGGCACTGCTGTGGGACCTAAAGACCTTCAAAGCACGGGCTATGTGAAAGAG GTTGTGTCTGTGGCCCTGGATGTTCACACCAGTGAGAAGGCTGGCGACATTCTTGTGTTTTTAACAG GTCAAGTGGAGATCGAACGGGCCTGTGACTTGCTGTTTGAGAAAGCAGAGTCTATAGACTATCGCTATGATGTACAGGACAAAACAGTGGATGGGCTTCTTATTTTACCCCTTTATGGTTCCATGCCAACTG AACAACAGCGGCAGATCTTTCAGCCTCCTCCTCCGGGAATAAGGAAATGTGTGGTGGCCACCAACATTGCTGCCACATCTCTCACCATCAATGGCATAAA GTACATCATAGACAGCGGCTTTGTGAAACAACTGAACCACAACTCCAGGGTGGGCATGGACGTTTTGGAAGTGGTGCCAATTTCAAA GAGTGAAGCTCAGCAGAGAGCGGGCCGAGCTGGAAGAACCTCAGCCGGCAAGTGTTTTCGCATCTACACCAAGGAATTCTGGGAGGAATGCATGCCAGAATATACCATTCCTGAGATCCAGAGGACGAGTCTGACTGCGGTGGTCCTCACTCTCAAGTGCCTGGGTGTTCATGATGTCATTCG GTTCCCCTATCTGGACCCGCCAGAAGAGAGGTTTATCCTGGAAGCGTTGAAACAGCTCTACCAGTTTGATGCTATCGACAG GAGAGGTCGAGTGACTCTCCTGGGCGAACTGATGGTGGAGTTCCCCCTGCAGCCGGGCCTCACCAGAGCCCTGCTCAAAGCCGCCTCACACGGCTGCCAGGACGTTCTGCTTCCCGTGGCTGCAATGTTGTCCGTAGAGAATATCTTCATCCGGCCTG GCCATCCTGAGAAGCAGAAAGAGGCTGATAAGTGTCACAGAGAACTGGCGGCTAGTAGCGGCGGTGTAAACGACTTTGGTACACTTCTTAGTGTGTTTCAACAGTGTAAATCCAG CGAAAGACCTTCAATGTGGTGCAAGGAGAATTGGGTCCACTGGAGAGCGCTCAAGTCCGCTTTTAGTGTGGAGACTCAGCTTCGTGACATCCTCCTCCGCTTGCAACAA AGGAGAGATTTCCCTGTGGATAAATTTGATGGCAATAAGAAGGAACTCTTTAGACGGTGTCTGTGCATGGGATACTTCACCAATGTTGCCAGAAG ATCTGTTGGCAAAGTATTTTGCACAATGGATGGTCACGGGTCCATGGTTCACATTCATCCATCATCATCG TCGTTTGAGAGGGAGATGGAGCTGGATTGGATTCTATTCCATGACGTGTTGGTGACATCACGAGTGTACGTCAGGACGGTATGTCCCATCCGATACGAGTGGGTGAAGGATCTGCTGCCTAAATTGCACGAGGTAGACGTTTATGAACTAAGCAGCGTGGCCAGAGAAGAAGTCACTGATGAAGAGGTTACCAGGTGGGAGACGAGGGAGGCCGCCAAAAGGCAATCAG AGATTTCGGCTGAGGATGCCTTGAAGAAAGTGGAGAAGCGAAACGATGAAAATAGTGTCAGTGATGCACGCGTTCGCTATCTTCAGCGGAAGCTGCAAAGACAACAGAATAAAGTTATCTGA
- the dhx40 gene encoding probable ATP-dependent RNA helicase DHX40 isoform X3, which translates to MSKSTAKHPKENDSKQLPIYKHKAKLVQAVKESTFLVVTGETGSGKTTQLPQYLYQAGFCKNGNICITQPRRVAAITVAQRVAHEMQCTLGREVGYQVRFDDCTTQDTVLKYMTDGCLLREVLADPGLSHYSVVVLDEVHERSLNTDILLGLLKKVFSNPNEAMKGRAFPVKVVVMSATMETDKLSAFLGDCPVFTIPGRTFPVTCTLGTAVGPKDLQSTGYVKEVVSVALDVHTSEKAGDILVFLTGQVEIERACDLLFEKAESIDYRYDVQDKTVDGLLILPLYGSMPTEQQRQIFQPPPPGIRKCVVATNIAATSLTINGIKYIIDSGFVKQLNHNSRVGMDVLEVVPISKSEAQQRAGRAGRTSAGKCFRIYTKEFWEECMPEYTIPEIQRTSLTAVVLTLKCLGVHDVIRFPYLDPPEERFILEALKQLYQFDAIDRRGRVTLLGELMVEFPLQPGLTRALLKAASHGCQDVLLPVAAMLSVENIFIRPGHPEKQKEADKCHRELAASSGGVNDFGTLLSVFQQCKSSERPSMWCKENWVHWRALKSAFSVETQLRDILLRLQQVLGEISLWINLMAIRRNSLDGVCAWDTSPMLPEDLLAKYFAQWMVTGPWFTFIHHHRRLRGRWSWIGFYSMTCW; encoded by the exons ATGTCCAAATCGACAGCGAAGCACCCGAAAGAAAACGACTCAAAACAATTGCCAATCTACAAGCATAAAGCTAAACTGGTACAAGCAGTGAAAGAAAGCACTTTTTTAGTGGTCACCGGTGAGACTGGCAGCGGAAAAACGACGCAGCTTCCACAGTATTTGTACCAAGCAG GTTTTTGTAAAAATGGCAACATTTGCATCACCCAGCCACGCCGGGTGGCTGCCATCACTGTGGCACAGAGGGTTGCCCATGAGATGCAGTGCACTTTGGGAAGAGAGGTGGGCTACCAAGTGCGCTTTGACGACTGCACGACGCAG GACACCGTGTTGAAATACATGACTGATGGCTGTTTGCTCAGAGAGGTCCTGGCAGACCCTGGACTGTCTCACTACAGTGTTGTGGTTTTGGATGAGGTCCACGAACGAAGCCTCAACACC GACATCCTCCTGGGTTTACTGAAGAAAGTCTTTTCTAATCCAAATGAAGCTATGAAGGGCAGAGCTTTCCCAGTAAAGGTGGTGGTGATGTCCGCCACCATGGAAACAGACAAACTTTCAGCTTTTCTTGGTGACTGCCCTGTATTTACTATCCCTGGAAGGACTTTTCCTGTCACCTGCACGTTGGGCACTGCTGTGGGACCTAAAGACCTTCAAAGCACGGGCTATGTGAAAGAG GTTGTGTCTGTGGCCCTGGATGTTCACACCAGTGAGAAGGCTGGCGACATTCTTGTGTTTTTAACAG GTCAAGTGGAGATCGAACGGGCCTGTGACTTGCTGTTTGAGAAAGCAGAGTCTATAGACTATCGCTATGATGTACAGGACAAAACAGTGGATGGGCTTCTTATTTTACCCCTTTATGGTTCCATGCCAACTG AACAACAGCGGCAGATCTTTCAGCCTCCTCCTCCGGGAATAAGGAAATGTGTGGTGGCCACCAACATTGCTGCCACATCTCTCACCATCAATGGCATAAA GTACATCATAGACAGCGGCTTTGTGAAACAACTGAACCACAACTCCAGGGTGGGCATGGACGTTTTGGAAGTGGTGCCAATTTCAAA GAGTGAAGCTCAGCAGAGAGCGGGCCGAGCTGGAAGAACCTCAGCCGGCAAGTGTTTTCGCATCTACACCAAGGAATTCTGGGAGGAATGCATGCCAGAATATACCATTCCTGAGATCCAGAGGACGAGTCTGACTGCGGTGGTCCTCACTCTCAAGTGCCTGGGTGTTCATGATGTCATTCG GTTCCCCTATCTGGACCCGCCAGAAGAGAGGTTTATCCTGGAAGCGTTGAAACAGCTCTACCAGTTTGATGCTATCGACAG GAGAGGTCGAGTGACTCTCCTGGGCGAACTGATGGTGGAGTTCCCCCTGCAGCCGGGCCTCACCAGAGCCCTGCTCAAAGCCGCCTCACACGGCTGCCAGGACGTTCTGCTTCCCGTGGCTGCAATGTTGTCCGTAGAGAATATCTTCATCCGGCCTG GCCATCCTGAGAAGCAGAAAGAGGCTGATAAGTGTCACAGAGAACTGGCGGCTAGTAGCGGCGGTGTAAACGACTTTGGTACACTTCTTAGTGTGTTTCAACAGTGTAAATCCAG CGAAAGACCTTCAATGTGGTGCAAGGAGAATTGGGTCCACTGGAGAGCGCTCAAGTCCGCTTTTAGTGTGGAGACTCAGCTTCGTGACATCCTCCTCCGCTTGCAACAAGTATT AGGAGAGATTTCCCTGTGGATAAATTTGATGGCAATAAGAAGGAACTCTTTAGACGGTGTCTGTGCATGGGATACTTCACCAATGTTGCCAGAAG ATCTGTTGGCAAAGTATTTTGCACAATGGATGGTCACGGGTCCATGGTTCACATTCATCCATCATCATCG TCGTTTGAGAGGGAGATGGAGCTGGATTGGATTCTATTCCATGACGTGTTGGTGA
- the akt2 gene encoding RAC-beta serine/threonine-protein kinase isoform X1, producing the protein MNEVSVVREGWLHKRGEYIKTWRPRYFILKSDGSFIGYKEKPEVSSDHSLPPLNNFSVAECQLMKTERPRPNTFVIRCLQWTSVIERTFHVDSNEEREEWMRSIQAVANSLKSQQQDEEPMEIKFGSPSDSSGAEEMEIAVSKSRSKVQTMSDFDYLKLLGKGTFGKVILVKEKATGMYYAMKILRKEVIIAKDEVAHTVTESRVLQNTRHPFLTTLKYAFQTNDRLCFVMEYANGGELFFHLSRDRVFTEDRARFYGAEIVSALEYLHSCNVVYRDLKLENLMLDKDGHIKITDFGLCKEGITDGATMKTFCGTPEYLAPEVLEDNDYGRAVDWWGLGVVMYEMMCGRLPFYNQDHERLFELILMEEIRFPKNLAPEAKALLAGLLKKDPKQRLGGGPDDAKEVMTHKFFTSINWQDVLEKKLVPPFKPQVTSETDTRYFDDEFTAQTITITPPDKYDTLDPEDSDQRTHFPQFSYSASIRE; encoded by the exons ATGAATGAAGTCAGCGTTGTGAGAGAGGGATGGCTCCACAAGAGAG GTGAGTACATTAAAACTTGGAGGCCTCGTTATTTCATCCTAAAGAGCGACGGCTCCTTCATCGGCTACAAAGAGAAGCCCGAAGTATCCAGCGATCACAGCCTGCCACCTCTCAACAACTTCTCCGTTGCAG AATGCCAGCTGATGAAGACAGAGCGGCCCAGGCCCAATACGTTTGTTATCCGCTGCCTCCAGTGGACTTCAGTCATTGAGCGCACCTTCCATGTAGACAGCAACGAGGAGCG GGAAGAATGGATGCGATCGATCCAGGCTGTGGCAAACAGCTTGAAGAGTCAGCAGCAGGACGAGGAGCCCATGGAGATCAAATTTGGCTCACCGAGTGATAGCAGTGGCGCAGAGGAGATGGAGATTGCTGTGTCCAAATCTCGGTCAAAAGTG CAGACCATGAGTGATTTCGACTACCTTAAGCTACTGGGCAAGGGGACGTTTGGCAAAGTGATCCTGGTGAAGGAAAAGGCTACGGGCATGTACTACGCCATGAAAATCCTCCGCAAAGAAGTCATCATCGCTAAA GACGAGGTAGCGCACACGGTGACAGAGAGCAGAGTCCTCCAAAATACACGACATCCCTTTCTCACA ACACTAAAATATGCTTTTCAAACAAACGATCGTCTATGCTTTGTGATGGAGTATGCAAATGGTGGAGAA CTCTTCTTTCACTTATCCCGGGACCGAGTGTTCACAGAAGACAGGGCCCGATTCTATGGTGCAGAAATAGTATCGGCACTGGAGTACCTACACTCATGCAATGTCGTTTACAGGGATTTAAAG CTGGAAAATCTCATGTTGGATAAGGATGGCCACATAAAAATAACAGATTTTGGCCTGTGCAAAGAGGGCATCACAGATGGCGCCACCATGAAAACCTTCTGTGGGACTCCTGAGTACCTGGCACCTGAG GTACTAGAGGACAACGACTACGGTCGTGCTGTGGACTGGTGGGGACTGGGTGTGGTCATGTACGAAATGATGTGTGGTCGCTTGCCCTTCTACAACCAGGACCATGAGCGACTCTTTGAACTCATCCTCATGGAGGAGATCCGTTTCCCCAAAAACCTGGCTCCTGAAGCTAAGGCGCTGCTGGCCGGCCTGCTCAAAAAGGATCCCAAGCAGAG GCTTGGGGGAGGACCTGATGATGCCAAAGAAGTGATGACACACAAGTTCTTCACCTCCATCAACTGGCAGGATGTCTTAGAGAAAAAG CTCGTCCCACCTTTCAAGCCCCAGGTCACCTCAGAGACAGACACGAGATACTTTGACGACGAGTTCACAGCACAAACTATCACAATAACCCCACCAGACAAGT ATGACACTTTAGACCCAGAGGACTCGGATCAGCGTACACACTTCCCCCAGTTCTCCTACTCTGCCAGCATACGGGAATAG